The genomic segment AGCTGAGCCCGGATCCGGTCACGGCGCGAGCCAGCGGCCTTCACCGAACACCTCCGGTCACCTGGGCATAGGTCTCCAACGACCGGCGCTCCACGTCGATGCGGGGAAGCACAGCCTTGGTTCGCTCCTTCGCCTCGGGCGACAGTACCAGGGATCGGTATAGTCGCGAGGCCAAAGGCCGCAACAGGTCGCGCTCCTGCTCGAAGCGATCGACGGGCCGCTCCTTCAGTGTGCCATGCGTACGGACGTTGGCCACGTGATCGAGCCAGTGGCGGGCCTGATGGTTGAGGTC from the Gemmatimonadota bacterium genome contains:
- a CDS encoding transposase produces the protein AAFSFFGGVPHELLFDQMKAVITKDERAAGGRVTENAEFLRFAHHWDFRVRACRPYRAKTKGKVERPVSYVRSSFFYGRTFTSDEDLNHQARHWLDHVANVRTHGTLKERPVDRFEQERDLLRPLASRLYRSLVLSPEAKERTKAVLPRIDVERRSLETYAQVTGGVR